A DNA window from Pseudarthrobacter sp. W1I19 contains the following coding sequences:
- a CDS encoding ankyrin repeat domain-containing protein, translating to MKRVGACCLAVSLTLATAACQAGSEATQPPQPAPSSSLAGTEGTTAAAETPSAPARAPAPAAAPPVLSAEEQAQLDQELIAAAKANNVPLVQELIGRGGNVNTKDAIQDSAFLYAGAEGFNEVLRLTLDAGADVASTNRYGGTALIPASEHGHVETVRILIAAGVPVNHVNNLGWTAMQEAILLNNGGPRQQEVVRMLLDAGADPDIRDREGRTALQNAERLGFAEIAALVRSRG from the coding sequence ATGAAGCGGGTTGGGGCTTGCTGTCTTGCCGTCTCCCTGACCCTGGCCACGGCTGCGTGCCAGGCGGGTTCGGAGGCGACTCAGCCGCCGCAGCCTGCGCCGTCGTCGTCCCTTGCCGGCACGGAAGGGACGACGGCCGCGGCGGAAACCCCATCAGCGCCTGCCCGGGCCCCGGCCCCGGCAGCTGCTCCTCCAGTGCTGTCCGCGGAGGAACAAGCGCAGCTTGACCAGGAACTCATCGCCGCCGCCAAGGCCAACAACGTGCCGCTGGTGCAGGAACTCATCGGGCGGGGCGGCAATGTCAACACCAAGGACGCGATCCAGGATTCGGCATTCCTCTACGCGGGCGCCGAGGGATTCAACGAGGTGCTCCGGTTGACACTGGACGCCGGGGCAGACGTCGCCAGCACCAACCGGTACGGCGGTACCGCCCTGATCCCGGCCAGCGAACACGGCCACGTGGAGACCGTCCGGATCCTGATCGCCGCGGGGGTGCCGGTCAACCACGTGAACAACCTGGGCTGGACCGCCATGCAGGAAGCCATCCTGCTGAACAACGGCGGACCCAGGCAGCAGGAGGTGGTCCGGATGCTCCTCGATGCCGGCGCCGATCCCGACATCCGGGATCGGGAAGGCAGAACGGCGCTGCAGAACGCGGAGCGCCTCGGTTTCGCCGAGATCGCCGCCCTGGTCCGCAGCCGCGGCTGA
- a CDS encoding heme-binding protein, producing the protein MKKSSKVFAAAAAGALALTAVATVTANAGPGAAPAAVPAADVQPVPENVVQQNRISVGASAKAVSAALAKCQADKLPFVTVALVDRFGTVQALLRGDNAAEHTIEAAKQKAYTAAAFGTPTSELAKRINGNGPSIADLPGTLFLAGGVPLKVNGVSVAGIGVGGAPDGALDEACAAAGADAIVAAAAQ; encoded by the coding sequence ATGAAGAAGTCATCGAAAGTATTCGCCGCCGCAGCCGCCGGCGCACTTGCGCTCACCGCCGTCGCCACCGTCACCGCAAATGCCGGCCCCGGCGCTGCTCCAGCAGCCGTCCCTGCTGCCGACGTCCAGCCCGTGCCGGAGAACGTGGTCCAGCAGAACCGTATTTCCGTGGGCGCGTCCGCAAAGGCTGTGTCCGCGGCGCTCGCCAAGTGCCAGGCGGACAAGCTGCCGTTCGTCACCGTGGCGCTGGTGGACCGCTTCGGCACGGTGCAGGCGCTCCTGCGGGGCGACAACGCCGCCGAGCACACCATTGAAGCCGCAAAGCAGAAGGCCTACACCGCCGCAGCGTTTGGAACCCCCACCAGCGAACTGGCCAAACGGATCAACGGCAACGGCCCCAGCATCGCCGACCTCCCAGGCACCCTCTTCCTGGCCGGCGGCGTCCCGCTGAAGGTGAACGGTGTTTCCGTGGCCGGGATCGGCGTCGGAGGTGCTCCCGACGGAGCCTTGGACGAGGCGTGCGCCGCCGCCGGTGCTGATGCCATCGTTGCTGCTGCCGCTCAGTAG
- a CDS encoding sensor histidine kinase → MPPRATASHAAPAPDPGAARSAGGTAASSNTPAGLPRLGRIDTAVHLGFGVLMVASLVRYVMRHSPADNILVLGLAAGACLLYLAVAIQAQRARPGAPWMVALVGVWAVLVIAAPSFAWCSFALFFLCRIAFNGTAAYVAAGITAAATAAGLFKLSDGTDLAMLLGPLAVGVMLTLVYDRIQHDAEEQRRLHAEVSLAQGQLAASERRAGTIAERERVSREIHDTVTQGLASSLLLLEAAGRAWPGDAARADLGQATALLRGNLSETRSLVHELASPGLDASPLPDALLVAARQYVPVARLLVTGEPRPVPADVRHALLRVVQSAASNIKLHAAASTATVTLGFLPDAVTLDVYDDGTGFDPAAAAPPSDTGGYGLRAMRQRVEQLGGVFSVESAPGEGTVVAAQLPAAAEPKSPGGAL, encoded by the coding sequence ATGCCTCCCCGAGCCACCGCATCCCACGCCGCGCCCGCACCGGACCCGGGCGCCGCCAGGAGCGCAGGCGGGACTGCCGCATCCAGTAACACCCCGGCCGGGCTACCGCGCCTCGGCAGGATCGACACAGCCGTACACCTTGGCTTCGGCGTCCTGATGGTGGCGTCGCTGGTCCGCTACGTAATGCGCCACAGCCCGGCAGACAACATCCTGGTCCTGGGCCTTGCGGCTGGCGCCTGCCTGTTGTACCTGGCCGTCGCCATCCAGGCGCAGCGCGCCAGGCCGGGTGCACCCTGGATGGTTGCCCTGGTGGGAGTATGGGCCGTCCTGGTCATCGCTGCCCCCAGCTTTGCCTGGTGCTCGTTCGCGCTCTTCTTCCTCTGCCGGATCGCCTTCAACGGAACAGCCGCCTACGTGGCAGCAGGTATTACGGCGGCTGCCACCGCCGCCGGCCTGTTCAAGCTGAGCGACGGCACTGACCTGGCAATGCTCCTGGGGCCGTTGGCCGTAGGAGTCATGCTGACCCTGGTTTATGACCGGATCCAGCACGACGCCGAGGAGCAGCGCCGCCTGCACGCGGAAGTATCGCTCGCACAGGGACAGCTCGCGGCCAGCGAGCGGCGGGCCGGCACCATTGCCGAACGGGAACGGGTGTCCCGGGAAATCCACGACACCGTGACCCAGGGCCTGGCCAGCAGCCTCCTCCTGCTGGAAGCGGCCGGGAGGGCATGGCCTGGTGATGCCGCCAGGGCAGACCTGGGCCAGGCCACCGCGCTGCTGAGGGGGAACCTCTCCGAGACCCGCAGCCTGGTCCACGAACTCGCCTCCCCCGGGCTGGACGCCTCGCCGTTGCCGGACGCCCTGCTTGTCGCGGCCAGGCAGTACGTCCCAGTGGCCCGGCTCCTGGTCACCGGCGAACCCCGTCCTGTGCCGGCCGACGTCCGGCACGCACTCCTGCGGGTAGTCCAAAGCGCGGCCTCGAACATCAAGCTGCACGCCGCCGCCTCCACGGCCACCGTGACGCTCGGCTTCCTGCCGGACGCCGTCACCTTGGATGTGTACGACGACGGCACCGGTTTTGATCCGGCGGCGGCAGCACCGCCGTCGGACACCGGAGGGTACGGCCTGCGCGCCATGCGGCAACGGGTGGAACAGCTGGGCGGCGTCTTCTCCGTGGAAAGTGCGCCGGGCGAAGGGACCGTTGTCGCCGCCCAGCTGCCCGCTGCGGCAGAGCCGAAGAGCCCCGGAGGGGCCCTATGA
- a CDS encoding response regulator transcription factor: protein MSAITVLLVDDHLVVRSGLRALLGTQADIDVVAEAASGEEALELLAQHPVSVVVMDLAMGPGMDGIEAIRTIRERNKRQAILVFTTYDSDADIVRAVDAGAMGYLLKDAAPEEIFAAIRGAVQGKSVMSAPVASRLFQQLRNPDEILTPREAELLSLLTEGLSNRELGQRLFISEATVKTHLAHIYAKLGVDTRAAAIATAIRREGMR from the coding sequence ATGAGTGCCATCACTGTATTGCTGGTGGACGACCACCTCGTGGTGCGAAGCGGGCTGCGGGCCCTGCTGGGTACCCAGGCGGACATCGACGTCGTGGCCGAAGCAGCGTCAGGCGAGGAAGCACTGGAGCTGCTGGCGCAGCACCCCGTGTCCGTGGTGGTGATGGACCTCGCCATGGGTCCCGGGATGGACGGAATCGAAGCCATCCGCACGATTCGGGAGCGCAACAAAAGGCAGGCCATCCTCGTGTTCACCACTTACGACTCCGATGCGGACATTGTCCGGGCAGTGGACGCCGGTGCCATGGGCTACCTGCTGAAGGATGCCGCACCCGAGGAGATCTTTGCGGCCATCCGGGGCGCCGTCCAGGGCAAGAGCGTGATGAGCGCGCCCGTGGCGTCCCGGCTTTTCCAGCAGCTGCGCAACCCGGACGAGATCCTGACACCACGGGAGGCCGAACTGCTCAGCCTCCTGACAGAGGGCCTCAGCAACCGCGAACTGGGGCAACGCCTTTTCATCTCCGAGGCGACGGTGAAGACCCACCTTGCGCACATTTATGCCAAGCTCGGGGTGGACACCAGGGCCGCTGCCATTGCCACCGCGATCCGCCGTGAGGGCATGCGCTGA
- a CDS encoding cold-shock protein — translation MATGTVKWFNAEKGFGFIAPDDGSADVFAHYSAIASSGYRSLDENQKVEFDVTQGPKGPQAENIRPL, via the coding sequence ATGGCAACAGGCACAGTTAAATGGTTCAACGCCGAAAAGGGTTTTGGCTTCATTGCCCCCGATGACGGGTCCGCTGACGTTTTCGCCCACTACTCCGCAATCGCCAGCAGCGGATACCGCTCACTCGATGAGAACCAGAAGGTTGAATTCGATGTGACCCAGGGTCCCAAGGGCCCGCAGGCAGAGAACATCCGCCCGCTCTAA